One window of the Halobacillus litoralis genome contains the following:
- a CDS encoding NAD(P)/FAD-dependent oxidoreductase, translating to MKKYIVIGGGILGASTAYHLAKTGVDVKIVDRKDEGQATDAAAGIVCPWLSQRRNKRWYSLVKGGAKYYPELIQQLEKEGERETGYKRVGAISLHKDEKKLDKMVERALKRREEAPEMGEVTKLSPGDTKKMFPPLSDDYGSVHVSGAARVDGRSLRNALLRAAVRNGAEQVEGDATVTFEDKKVTGIEVDGVAYEADYVIVTAGVWAKPLLRPLGIDFLVTAQKAQIAHFHVEETETSGWPVIMPPNNQYMVSFGGGHIVAGATHEDEVGYDYRSTVGGIHYIFDKALEVAPGLYDSTFLGTRVGFRPFTPDFLPVFGGIPGWEGLYAANGLGASGLTSGPYLGAELTRLVLGMETELDPCDYDVSAALG from the coding sequence ATGAAAAAATATATAGTAATCGGTGGAGGCATTCTTGGCGCTTCGACGGCATACCACTTAGCTAAAACAGGGGTGGATGTAAAAATCGTCGACCGAAAAGATGAAGGACAGGCTACAGATGCGGCAGCTGGCATCGTATGTCCCTGGTTATCTCAAAGGCGTAATAAGCGTTGGTACAGTCTTGTGAAAGGGGGAGCGAAGTATTACCCTGAACTGATCCAACAGCTTGAAAAAGAGGGGGAGCGGGAAACGGGTTATAAACGTGTGGGAGCCATCAGCCTTCATAAGGATGAAAAGAAACTCGACAAGATGGTGGAGCGTGCTTTGAAGAGAAGGGAAGAAGCTCCGGAAATGGGGGAAGTGACGAAACTATCCCCTGGGGATACGAAGAAGATGTTCCCTCCTCTATCTGACGACTATGGGTCGGTCCACGTAAGCGGGGCTGCCCGGGTGGATGGACGTTCCTTAAGAAATGCCTTACTTCGTGCCGCTGTAAGAAATGGTGCAGAACAGGTGGAGGGAGATGCCACGGTTACCTTTGAAGACAAAAAGGTGACCGGTATTGAGGTGGATGGCGTTGCCTACGAAGCGGACTATGTCATCGTAACCGCAGGAGTCTGGGCGAAGCCGCTTCTACGTCCCCTCGGGATCGATTTCCTCGTAACAGCTCAAAAAGCGCAAATCGCTCATTTTCATGTTGAAGAAACTGAGACATCGGGATGGCCAGTCATCATGCCGCCAAATAACCAATATATGGTGTCATTCGGCGGCGGACACATAGTTGCAGGGGCGACTCATGAAGACGAAGTCGGTTATGATTACCGGAGCACAGTTGGTGGAATCCACTATATTTTTGATAAAGCTTTAGAAGTAGCACCAGGTCTTTATGATAGTACTTTCTTAGGAACACGCGTTGGTTTCCGTCCCTTCACCCCCGATTTCCTTCCAGTATTCGGGGGGATACCGGGATGGGAAGGTCTATATGCTGCCAACGGTTTGGGAGCTTCGGGGTTGACTTCCGGTCCATATCTCGGTGCAGAACTTACAAGGTTAGTCCTTGGTATGGAAACGGAGCTTGACCCTTGCGACTACGATGTTTCTGCAGCACTTGGTTAA
- a CDS encoding carbonic anhydrase, which produces MGNQSFATAINCMDGRAQLPVIHWMQKQYGAEYIDMITEAGPTKFLLEGSEEQLASVHAKIRISAENHGSGVVAIVGHYDCAGNPCPKEDKVQQIRSSVDLIHSWDFPVDVIGLYVNDQWEVEVVTE; this is translated from the coding sequence ATGGGAAATCAATCATTTGCAACAGCTATCAATTGTATGGATGGGAGAGCTCAACTCCCGGTCATCCATTGGATGCAAAAACAATACGGAGCAGAGTATATTGATATGATTACAGAAGCGGGGCCGACAAAATTTTTGCTTGAGGGTTCAGAGGAGCAACTCGCCTCAGTCCACGCGAAAATTCGCATTTCAGCTGAAAACCACGGGTCAGGTGTAGTAGCGATTGTAGGTCATTACGACTGTGCTGGTAACCCATGTCCAAAAGAGGATAAAGTGCAGCAAATCAGGAGTTCCGTGGATCTTATCCATTCCTGGGATTTCCCGGTCGATGTAATCGGATTGTATGTTAATGACCAATGGGAAGTGGAAGTCGTAACAGAATAG
- a CDS encoding DNA-binding protein: protein MIGILLTTVLSFLLFLILTAIAYYKNRMRRKKILQVAMGIFIFGFIVMAIVVYTFMPTITIPNMLIMNIVVAILFVPLVYGGSKIPVQYQTAHRSLTGVIVFAVAVAVIGVFVYSIFALQDTYDSISKSEEAEARPLNEDNTPISVAPESARNKVQKAMSVVPNTQFYDLGKLQAQQVDGEIVYIAPVEFSSFWRYFRGKETEGYFSIPATNINAQPEFIQNKMRYTNSSFFNHNVQRTVYSEHPDHIQSGEAQIEVDDEGKPWYIQTIYKPLVFSNRPDMDQIKVAVVDPVTGDVETYDADQAPAFIEGSVSSELAAIENEYFGKYVNGWLNSIFGKKDVKIPNESGTESSVTPIFNEGGEMFYFTDMASPKENIDSALGYTLINARTGTLTYYNGQQNQGIMDSKGAVQIVNKQYPEKNWTGTMPVLYNVDGHPTWIVNVLDPNGLFKQYAYIKAADSDFAVFGDTAKQTLNAYRLQIAQDPSSVEGSQEVDLTDKSGVINRVLVTSTESRQSVQFLLEGDTTIYTVNTSKAPLSIFLKEGDQVEMQARIRDNGTATVESMQIDGIN from the coding sequence ATGATTGGAATATTATTGACGACGGTCTTATCTTTTCTATTATTTCTTATATTGACCGCCATTGCATACTATAAAAACCGCATGCGAAGGAAGAAGATTTTACAGGTTGCCATGGGTATCTTCATTTTCGGATTCATCGTTATGGCAATTGTTGTCTATACATTCATGCCTACAATCACGATCCCCAATATGCTGATCATGAATATTGTGGTGGCTATACTGTTTGTGCCCTTAGTCTATGGAGGATCGAAAATTCCTGTACAATACCAGACCGCCCATCGTTCATTGACAGGAGTGATCGTATTTGCTGTGGCAGTCGCTGTAATCGGTGTCTTTGTCTATAGCATTTTTGCTTTGCAGGATACCTATGACTCGATTTCAAAATCAGAGGAAGCAGAAGCAAGGCCATTGAATGAAGATAATACACCGATTTCTGTTGCTCCTGAATCAGCGAGAAATAAAGTTCAAAAAGCAATGAGCGTTGTACCGAACACACAATTTTATGATTTGGGCAAATTGCAGGCCCAACAAGTGGATGGGGAAATTGTCTATATAGCCCCTGTTGAATTTTCTAGTTTTTGGAGATATTTCAGAGGTAAAGAAACCGAAGGGTATTTCTCCATCCCTGCCACCAATATCAATGCTCAGCCTGAATTTATTCAAAATAAGATGAGGTACACCAACTCAAGTTTCTTCAACCACAATGTGCAGCGAACAGTTTACAGCGAGCATCCAGACCACATCCAGAGTGGAGAAGCACAAATAGAGGTGGATGATGAAGGGAAACCGTGGTACATCCAGACCATTTATAAACCACTGGTGTTCTCGAACCGTCCCGACATGGATCAAATCAAAGTAGCAGTGGTAGACCCTGTCACAGGTGATGTGGAAACATATGACGCCGATCAAGCGCCGGCATTCATTGAAGGTTCTGTAAGCTCCGAACTGGCAGCGATTGAAAATGAATACTTCGGTAAATATGTGAATGGCTGGTTGAATTCCATTTTTGGTAAAAAAGATGTGAAAATCCCCAATGAATCAGGGACAGAGAGCAGTGTGACTCCTATTTTCAATGAAGGTGGAGAGATGTTCTATTTCACAGATATGGCCTCACCGAAAGAGAACATTGATTCAGCTTTAGGATACACATTGATTAATGCACGAACGGGTACGCTGACGTATTATAATGGTCAGCAAAACCAGGGAATTATGGATAGTAAGGGTGCGGTTCAAATTGTGAATAAGCAGTATCCAGAGAAGAACTGGACAGGAACGATGCCCGTTCTTTATAACGTGGATGGCCACCCGACGTGGATTGTGAACGTCCTGGATCCTAATGGCTTGTTTAAACAGTATGCTTACATTAAAGCGGCGGATTCTGATTTTGCTGTTTTCGGTGATACAGCAAAACAGACGCTGAATGCGTACCGGTTACAAATTGCTCAAGATCCCAGCAGTGTTGAAGGAAGTCAAGAAGTTGACCTGACGGATAAGAGCGGAGTCATTAATCGTGTCCTGGTCACTTCCACTGAGTCACGGCAATCGGTGCAATTCCTGCTTGAAGGGGACACGACGATTTATACAGTCAATACAAGTAAAGCTCCACTATCTATCTTTTTAAAAGAAGGCGATCAAGTGGAAATGCAGGCACGAATTCGTGATAACGGCACGGCTACCGTTGAATCAATGCAAATCGACGGCATTAATTGA
- a CDS encoding MBL fold metallo-hydrolase — protein sequence MKKKAPIELENDIFLIDGFDLGFEGRTGTYVLMGEKITLVETGPSPSVSRILEGLHALDITPEQVEHIVLTHIHLDHAGGAGLLLRDCPNAEVFVHEKGKRHLANPSRLIKGARAVYGEAFNQLFDPIVPIPEEKLHSKTDGDILKISEKRTLTFYDTPGHANHHLGIHDSWSNGLFTGDTAGIRYHQTEDCGLTFYLPTTSPNQFDPEAMQQSIRRFREMNPACVFFGHFGESKEPGQAFDQVMEWLPVFVSEANNALEMGEGLDGIQKRLHEQLTSYLREQGVPDEHSVYEILKLDIEVCAMGLADYIEKKSRA from the coding sequence ATGAAAAAGAAAGCACCAATTGAGTTGGAGAACGATATATTCCTGATCGACGGTTTCGATTTAGGCTTTGAAGGTCGGACAGGTACATATGTATTAATGGGGGAGAAGATCACACTGGTGGAAACAGGTCCGAGTCCATCTGTTTCTAGAATATTGGAAGGGTTGCACGCTCTCGATATAACACCTGAGCAAGTCGAGCACATCGTGTTGACCCATATCCACCTGGATCACGCTGGGGGAGCGGGATTGTTATTAAGAGATTGCCCGAATGCAGAAGTTTTCGTACATGAAAAAGGGAAGCGTCATTTAGCGAATCCATCAAGACTGATCAAAGGTGCCCGCGCCGTGTATGGAGAGGCTTTTAATCAATTGTTTGATCCAATTGTGCCTATTCCTGAAGAAAAACTGCACTCAAAAACTGATGGTGATATACTGAAAATCTCTGAAAAGCGCACCTTGACTTTCTATGATACCCCGGGACATGCCAATCACCACCTTGGCATCCATGATTCATGGAGCAATGGGTTATTTACTGGCGACACAGCCGGCATCCGATATCATCAGACGGAAGACTGTGGTTTGACGTTTTATTTACCTACAACATCACCAAATCAGTTCGATCCAGAAGCGATGCAGCAATCGATCCGACGTTTCCGGGAAATGAATCCTGCCTGTGTCTTTTTTGGTCATTTTGGAGAAAGCAAAGAACCTGGTCAAGCGTTTGATCAAGTAATGGAATGGCTGCCGGTCTTCGTAAGTGAAGCTAATAATGCTCTTGAAATGGGGGAAGGACTTGATGGTATACAGAAGCGTCTTCATGAGCAGCTGACGTCTTATTTGAGAGAACAGGGCGTTCCGGATGAGCATTCCGTCTATGAAATATTGAAATTGGATATTGAGGTATGCGCGATGGGGTTGGCAGATTATATTGAAAAGAAAAGCAGAGCATGA
- the cydC gene encoding thiol reductant ABC exporter subunit CydC, with amino-acid sequence MKDLKEVIQLVVVEKKDIVLSIFFGFLAGLSAVGLFASSGYLISRAALMPPLYALTVLIAFLKLFGFVRALGRYAERYFSHRATFTILSNLRLAFYKKLEPHAPRIFQKYRSGDLLSRIVGDVESLQNFFLRVYYPPVVLVIIFLGTLVFTSIFSVAIAVILLLGLFLTGLLIPAWYTVKQRNSGFHVRKARGDLSTDTTEFLYGFRDLKIYQQLDNKEAALHQSSITYLKEQEREGMQMLTNHSMNTLVTLFVSWGVLGLGAYLVAEGDLNGLFLAMLVMISLTVFENVTPMAVLPRHLEDSKRASARLFSVADDEIPDQGTAQLGAGKVPAIEFENVEYRFPDETRQALKEVSFKLPSRSKTAVVGPSGSGKSTLLQLMMKFHRPTLGTVKLGGTDLELLDEESVWAHSNVVLQENHFFYGTMRENLELAKDGLSDEQMEKALAEVSLDFDLEKSVLEKGENLSGGEKQRLAIARAFLKGEKLWLLDEPTSSVDALTEQDIYHRLFTHAKEDTVVLISHRLTGLEKMDQIIVMEEGSIVETGTYKELMAKQGYFYEMKQIEKNVFS; translated from the coding sequence ATGAAGGACTTGAAAGAAGTCATCCAGCTTGTTGTTGTGGAGAAAAAAGATATCGTACTTTCCATATTCTTCGGTTTTTTAGCAGGACTTTCAGCTGTAGGTTTATTCGCCTCTAGTGGTTACTTGATTTCACGTGCGGCTTTAATGCCACCTTTATATGCCCTGACTGTTTTAATTGCCTTTTTGAAGTTGTTCGGCTTTGTCAGGGCTTTAGGTCGTTATGCTGAGCGTTATTTTTCCCACCGGGCGACATTTACGATTTTAAGCAATCTTCGCCTGGCCTTTTATAAGAAGCTGGAGCCTCATGCACCGAGAATTTTTCAAAAATACCGGAGCGGGGATTTGCTTTCCCGAATCGTAGGGGATGTAGAAAGCCTGCAAAACTTCTTCCTCCGTGTTTATTATCCACCCGTCGTCCTTGTAATCATATTTCTCGGTACACTTGTGTTTACGTCTATATTTTCTGTAGCGATCGCTGTCATCCTCCTGCTCGGGTTGTTCCTTACAGGTTTGCTCATTCCGGCATGGTACACAGTGAAACAGCGAAACTCGGGCTTTCACGTGAGGAAAGCGCGGGGAGATTTATCAACGGATACTACTGAGTTTTTATATGGATTCAGGGATTTGAAAATCTATCAGCAGCTTGATAATAAAGAAGCGGCTCTCCACCAGTCCTCGATCACTTATCTTAAAGAACAAGAACGAGAAGGAATGCAAATGCTCACCAACCACTCTATGAACACGCTCGTGACGTTATTTGTCTCCTGGGGGGTGCTTGGCTTAGGGGCTTACCTTGTTGCAGAAGGTGATCTGAACGGGCTGTTTCTCGCCATGCTTGTAATGATTTCTTTAACCGTTTTTGAAAATGTAACTCCGATGGCTGTGCTTCCTCGTCACCTGGAGGATAGCAAACGGGCATCTGCACGTCTTTTTTCTGTTGCAGATGATGAGATACCAGATCAGGGGACAGCGCAGTTGGGAGCAGGGAAAGTACCCGCTATTGAGTTTGAGAATGTAGAATACCGTTTTCCGGACGAAACCAGACAAGCGTTGAAAGAAGTGTCGTTTAAGCTGCCTTCAAGGAGTAAAACGGCTGTTGTCGGGCCAAGTGGCTCGGGAAAGTCCACATTGCTGCAATTGATGATGAAGTTTCACCGGCCGACTCTGGGGACGGTGAAATTGGGCGGAACGGATTTGGAGTTACTTGATGAAGAAAGTGTGTGGGCGCATAGCAATGTTGTGCTCCAGGAGAACCACTTTTTCTATGGAACCATGCGCGAAAATCTTGAGTTAGCAAAAGATGGGTTATCTGATGAACAAATGGAAAAAGCTTTGGCGGAAGTGTCGCTTGATTTCGATTTAGAAAAGTCCGTATTAGAAAAAGGGGAAAATTTATCTGGCGGAGAGAAACAGCGTTTAGCAATTGCCCGCGCATTCCTCAAAGGTGAGAAGCTGTGGCTTTTGGATGAACCGACCTCTTCCGTCGACGCCCTCACTGAGCAGGACATCTACCATCGTTTGTTCACACATGCAAAAGAAGATACGGTAGTGTTGATCAGTCATCGATTGACAGGGCTTGAGAAGATGGACCAAATCATCGTGATGGAGGAGGGCAGTATTGTAGAAACCGGAACTTACAAGGAATTGATGGCTAAGCAAGGCTACTTCTATGAAATGAAACAAATCGAAAAAAACGTCTTCAGTTAA
- the cydD gene encoding thiol reductant ABC exporter subunit CydD, whose protein sequence is MKHLSKQAFANRRGIMLLVLTSVLLGATIIGQSYFFVAVVDRIFLDQQAFHEIVPLLIGLLSVLAGRTLFTWLNGRTGVKMATKAKQHYRRLVIRKFSRNPVQSSLQGQSGRKVSVLMDAVDEIDGYFSSYIPQMIQTAIIPLMILIVVFTEHLYSGLIMVITAPFIPLFMAIIGIMTKNKSEEQMEKLSAFSGKFLDTLQGLTTLKLFGRSKQQQSEIEASSLGFRDATMEVLKVAFVSSLMLEFISMLSIGLIALEIAIRLVVYESISFFSAFFILVLAPEFYLTLKEFGSAFHTGRGSSGAAAQLTDELEKEDEDIHWGDGIIEEQDPPEIELNQVGFRYGEGFAIQSIQAEIPSRSQVAIVGKSGAGKTTLLHLFAGLVKPEEGAIKVNGRPLFSYQEKEWFNQVSYISQHPYLFSGTIAENIAIGGRGQHSFEEIRSAAEKAGIAPLIESLEHGYDTPVGEAGRGLSGGEKQRLAIARTFLKQPSIILFDEPTTGLDLKTERILQHSIEELARTATIITVAHRLHTIKKADQILFLENGHLKGSGTHESLMTTVPEYKAMVNVQQGGGSA, encoded by the coding sequence ATGAAGCACCTCAGCAAACAAGCATTTGCAAACAGAAGAGGCATCATGCTGCTGGTCCTCACATCCGTGCTGCTCGGTGCCACCATCATCGGTCAATCTTATTTTTTCGTAGCCGTAGTCGATCGGATCTTTCTCGACCAACAAGCCTTTCATGAAATAGTACCGCTTCTAATAGGGTTGTTGTCAGTTCTTGCCGGTCGGACACTTTTCACCTGGTTGAATGGGCGGACAGGTGTAAAAATGGCGACAAAGGCCAAACAGCACTATCGACGGCTGGTCATCCGGAAATTTTCACGTAACCCGGTCCAATCTTCTTTACAAGGACAATCAGGACGCAAAGTAAGTGTGCTGATGGATGCGGTGGATGAAATAGATGGGTATTTCAGCAGTTATATCCCGCAGATGATCCAAACAGCTATTATACCACTGATGATTCTGATTGTTGTTTTTACTGAACACCTCTACTCAGGACTGATTATGGTGATTACAGCCCCGTTCATTCCTTTATTCATGGCCATCATCGGGATCATGACAAAAAATAAATCGGAAGAACAGATGGAGAAACTTTCTGCCTTTTCCGGTAAATTCCTGGATACGCTGCAAGGGCTGACGACTTTGAAGTTGTTCGGTCGCTCTAAGCAACAACAATCTGAAATCGAAGCCAGCAGTCTGGGTTTCAGAGATGCCACAATGGAAGTGTTGAAAGTCGCTTTCGTCTCTTCTTTAATGTTGGAGTTCATCTCCATGCTGAGCATCGGTTTGATTGCTCTTGAAATTGCTATTCGTCTTGTTGTTTATGAAAGTATCTCATTTTTCTCAGCCTTTTTCATTCTCGTATTGGCTCCTGAGTTTTATTTGACATTGAAAGAATTCGGCAGTGCTTTTCATACAGGAAGAGGAAGCTCTGGTGCGGCAGCTCAGTTGACAGATGAATTGGAAAAAGAAGATGAGGATATACACTGGGGTGACGGAATCATAGAAGAACAAGATCCCCCTGAAATCGAGCTGAATCAAGTAGGTTTCCGATACGGGGAAGGTTTCGCTATACAATCTATCCAAGCGGAAATACCATCACGGTCTCAGGTTGCAATTGTAGGGAAGAGTGGTGCGGGAAAAACAACCTTACTCCATCTGTTTGCCGGCTTAGTCAAACCTGAAGAAGGCGCGATAAAAGTGAATGGCCGCCCGCTATTCTCCTACCAGGAAAAGGAGTGGTTCAATCAAGTAAGCTACATATCCCAGCACCCTTATTTGTTTTCTGGAACGATAGCAGAAAACATTGCCATCGGTGGACGGGGGCAGCATTCGTTTGAGGAAATTCGGTCCGCTGCCGAAAAGGCTGGGATTGCTCCTTTAATTGAATCGCTGGAGCATGGGTATGATACCCCGGTCGGAGAAGCGGGGAGAGGGTTATCAGGAGGAGAAAAGCAGCGTCTTGCAATTGCCCGTACTTTCCTGAAGCAGCCTTCTATTATCCTTTTTGATGAACCGACGACAGGCCTCGATTTGAAAACTGAACGTATTTTACAGCATTCGATTGAAGAACTGGCCAGGACAGCTACTATTATTACGGTGGCGCACCGTTTGCATACAATCAAGAAGGCAGACCAGATTTTGTTTCTTGAAAATGGACACTTGAAAGGTTCAGGTACTCATGAAAGTCTTATGACAACGGTTCCTGAGTATAAAGCTATGGTAAACGTCCAGCAAGGAGGCGGCTCAGCATGA
- the cudC gene encoding choline uptake/conversion transcriptional regulator CudC, with protein MSNNYEETPQQTVENAKALVVDSLAETMDLYGVTRSAGTLYGTMYFEEDMTLDEMREKLGMSKPSMSTGVKKLQNYDIVKQTFRKGTRRQTFVAEKDFFNFFSNFFTKKWLREAKINMDAIKHAQMELNSVLDSSEVDEETKREAEQIFQQLEESKPYYLWLQKLVNAIESGEIFDLLPIDSNE; from the coding sequence ATGTCAAACAATTATGAAGAGACCCCCCAGCAAACCGTTGAAAATGCGAAAGCGCTAGTCGTTGACTCACTCGCAGAAACAATGGATTTGTACGGGGTGACCCGGAGTGCAGGCACCTTATATGGAACCATGTACTTTGAAGAAGATATGACACTAGACGAAATGCGCGAGAAGCTCGGAATGAGTAAACCGAGTATGAGTACTGGCGTAAAGAAACTTCAAAACTACGACATTGTGAAGCAGACTTTCCGTAAGGGCACACGCAGGCAGACCTTTGTAGCGGAAAAGGATTTCTTCAATTTCTTCTCCAATTTTTTTACAAAGAAGTGGTTAAGGGAAGCTAAAATCAATATGGATGCAATTAAGCATGCTCAAATGGAATTGAATTCTGTATTGGATTCTTCTGAGGTGGATGAAGAAACGAAACGAGAAGCAGAACAAATCTTTCAACAGCTGGAAGAGTCCAAACCTTACTACCTTTGGTTACAGAAGCTTGTCAATGCTATTGAGAGTGGAGAAATTTTCGACCTTCTCCCTATTGATTCCAACGAATAA
- a CDS encoding NAD(P)H-dependent oxidoreductase, which produces MENILVLNGHEYYPHSKGRLNDELFQTIVEMLRPQLCVKTSVLQERFDVKDEQEKVLWADTIIYQTPVYNYSVPALFKKYIDMTHEYGVYFSGNAEAYGIGGGKLTDKKYMLSTTWNAPAHAFENPDLFFEGKSVDDILFHIHLSHKYAGLIPLETFACFDVKKNPDVTGYINNLRMHLKEQLNLN; this is translated from the coding sequence ATGGAAAATATCCTGGTCCTCAATGGTCATGAATACTACCCCCATTCAAAGGGACGCTTGAATGATGAGTTGTTTCAAACAATTGTGGAAATGCTGAGGCCGCAGCTCTGTGTAAAAACCTCTGTTCTGCAAGAGAGGTTTGACGTGAAAGACGAGCAGGAAAAAGTGTTATGGGCGGATACGATCATTTATCAAACCCCTGTGTACAATTACAGTGTGCCTGCATTGTTCAAGAAATATATCGATATGACCCATGAATACGGCGTGTATTTCAGTGGAAATGCCGAGGCGTATGGGATAGGAGGGGGAAAACTTACAGATAAGAAATATATGTTATCAACGACGTGGAATGCCCCTGCGCATGCTTTTGAAAATCCTGATCTCTTCTTTGAGGGAAAAAGTGTTGACGATATTTTATTTCATATCCATTTGAGTCATAAATATGCAGGTTTGATTCCTTTAGAGACCTTTGCCTGTTTTGATGTGAAAAAGAACCCGGATGTCACCGGTTATATAAACAACCTAAGAATGCATTTGAAAGAACAATTGAACTTAAACTAG
- a CDS encoding topology modulation protein, giving the protein MQRIMVLGVSSGVGKSTFAKELGRLLDIEVYHLDRFYWEPGWKEAALEDFRARQQEVIQEKAWIIEGNYSNTYDIRADKADTIIYLELPLHVCLFRVFKRRFTYRGKTRADMGEGCEEKLDADFLKFIWKTYHPRKGKMQQRFQEFQNIGQQKDVIQLKSKKEIDTFLARF; this is encoded by the coding sequence ATGCAGCGGATTATGGTCTTAGGGGTGTCTTCAGGAGTAGGAAAATCAACGTTCGCAAAGGAACTTGGCAGGCTTCTCGATATCGAAGTATATCATTTGGATCGTTTTTACTGGGAGCCGGGTTGGAAGGAAGCGGCATTAGAGGACTTTAGGGCGCGTCAGCAGGAAGTGATTCAGGAAAAAGCATGGATTATCGAAGGCAATTATAGCAATACTTATGATATCAGAGCAGATAAAGCGGATACGATCATCTACTTGGAGTTACCTCTCCATGTTTGTCTATTCCGTGTGTTCAAGCGTAGATTTACATACAGAGGTAAGACGAGGGCGGACATGGGAGAAGGTTGCGAAGAGAAATTAGACGCGGACTTTCTGAAGTTCATCTGGAAAACCTACCACCCTCGCAAGGGAAAAATGCAGCAGCGATTTCAAGAATTTCAAAATATAGGGCAGCAAAAAGACGTGATTCAACTGAAAAGCAAAAAGGAAATCGATACGTTTTTGGCCCGATTTTAA
- a CDS encoding nucleotidyltransferase domain-containing protein → MESNMGQSPIKAATQIIEQRHRGCDAALLAGSVVRGEATSTSDLDLVLFYPDISASYRESFQANGWPVECFVHSWTSYKEFFKLDCERGQPSMPRMVAEGVVIKNHDKLVSIKEEADLLLDKGPLRWSKETIEQKRYFLTDTLDDFIGCSDRGESIFIANTLAQLSSEFHLRVHGQWSGSSKWMMRALKSFDPSFAARLMDSFTLFYEKGEKEKVIDLVDDLLRPYGGRFFDGFSIGKQ, encoded by the coding sequence ATGGAGAGTAATATGGGCCAGTCACCTATCAAAGCAGCAACGCAGATCATTGAGCAGCGTCACAGGGGTTGTGATGCAGCTTTGTTAGCTGGCAGCGTGGTGAGAGGAGAAGCGACTTCCACTTCAGACCTTGATCTTGTGCTTTTCTACCCAGACATTTCGGCGTCCTATCGTGAATCTTTTCAAGCGAATGGCTGGCCTGTGGAGTGCTTCGTACATAGTTGGACTTCTTATAAGGAATTTTTCAAACTGGATTGTGAAAGAGGGCAGCCGTCTATGCCACGGATGGTAGCCGAAGGAGTGGTTATAAAAAACCACGATAAACTAGTGTCGATCAAAGAGGAAGCTGACCTTCTTTTGGACAAGGGACCACTTCGATGGTCAAAAGAAACCATTGAGCAGAAACGCTATTTTCTGACAGATACGTTAGATGATTTTATTGGGTGTTCAGATCGTGGAGAGTCTATTTTCATCGCCAATACGTTAGCACAGTTATCGAGTGAGTTTCACCTTAGAGTTCATGGACAGTGGTCAGGATCCTCGAAATGGATGATGCGAGCTTTGAAAAGTTTCGATCCTTCTTTTGCCGCACGTCTAATGGATAGTTTCACTCTTTTTTATGAAAAAGGTGAGAAAGAAAAAGTGATCGATCTTGTTGATGATTTGCTTCGTCCCTATGGCGGAAGGTTTTTTGACGGGTTTTCAATAGGAAAGCAATGA
- a CDS encoding NUDIX hydrolase: MKDYVLEIRSLIGSRPFIIVGATVIVENEEGGVLFQFRADTKEWGLPGGAMEPGESLLETAERELWEETGLHAERMDHIETFSGKRFYFRYPNGDEVYNVIAVYKAFGVSGGGGGKAQGDETLDLHYFTELPEAIDVRAKEIMERVRGAGNGE, translated from the coding sequence TTGAAAGATTATGTGTTGGAAATCAGAAGCCTTATTGGCTCACGTCCATTCATCATCGTTGGCGCGACTGTCATTGTGGAAAATGAGGAAGGCGGGGTCCTTTTTCAATTCCGTGCCGATACGAAGGAATGGGGGCTCCCTGGAGGAGCGATGGAGCCTGGCGAATCGTTACTGGAAACGGCTGAAAGAGAACTATGGGAGGAAACGGGTCTTCATGCAGAAAGGATGGATCATATCGAAACGTTTTCTGGAAAAAGGTTTTATTTCCGCTACCCGAATGGTGATGAAGTTTATAATGTCATTGCTGTTTATAAAGCTTTCGGAGTGAGTGGTGGAGGCGGAGGGAAAGCACAAGGGGATGAAACGCTGGATTTACACTACTTCACTGAATTACCTGAGGCAATCGATGTCAGGGCTAAAGAAATCATGGAACGGGTGAGAGGTGCGGGGAATGGAGAGTAA